A genomic window from Rattus norvegicus strain BN/NHsdMcwi chromosome 9, GRCr8, whole genome shotgun sequence includes:
- the Crisp2 gene encoding cysteine-rich secretory protein 2 isoform X1 — protein sequence MAWFQVMLFVFAVLLPLPPTEGKDPDFATLTTNQIQVQREIIAKHNELRRQVSPPGSNILKMEWNVQAAANAQKWANNCILEHSSTEDRKINIKCGENLYMSTDPTSWRTVIQSWYEENENFVFGVGAKPNSAVGHYTQLVWYSSFKVGCGVAYCPNQDTLKYFYVCHYCPMGNNVMKKSTPYHQGTPCASCPNNCDNGLCTNSCDFEDLLSNCESLKSSAGCKHELLKAKCEATCLCEDKIH from the exons ATGGCTTGGTTCCAGGTGATGCTGTTTGTCTTTGCTGTGCTGCTACCATTGCCACCCACAGAAGGAAAG GATCCAGACTTCGCTACTTTGACAACCAACCAAATACAAGTTCAAAGAGAGATCATAGCTAAACACAATGAACTGAGGAGACAAGTTAGCCCCCCTGGCAGCAACATACTAAAAATG GAATGGAACGTACAAGCAGCAGCAAATGCTCAAAAGTGGGCTAATAACTGTATTTTAGAACACAGTAGTACAGAAGACCGGAAAATCA ATATAAAATGTGGCGAGAATCTCTATATGTCGACTGACCCTACATCCTGGAGAACCGTAATTCAAAGCTGgtatgaagaaaatgaaaacttcgTTTTCGGCGTAGGAGCTAAACCCAATTCCGCTGTCGGACACTACACTCAG CTTGTTTGGTATTCATCTTTCAAAGTTGGATGTGGAGTTGCTTACTGTCCCAAtcaagataccctgaaatacttCTATGTTTGCCATTACTGTCCTAT GGGTAACAACGTGATGAAAAAGAGTACCCCATATCATCAAGGGACACCTTGTGCTAGTTGTCCCAATAACTGTGATAATGGATTGTGCA CCAATAGCTGTGATTTTGAAGATTTACTTAGTAACTGTGAATCCTTGAAGAGTTCAGCAGGCTGTAAACATGAGTTGCTCAAGGCAAAGTGTGAGGCTACTtgcctatgtgaagacaaaattCATTAA